The following are encoded in a window of Fretibacter rubidus genomic DNA:
- a CDS encoding phage tail protein, with protein sequence MEPFLGQIVMFGGNFAPRGWAFCDGQLLAISSNTALFSILGTTYGGDGRTTFGLPDMRARSPMGEGNGPGIGTKALGQKGGQESTTLAVNNLPPHNHSVELIAEGNVGNTANPTNAMLSVSTNGDKVYGPDTAAAEVAMNPKSIKQQSVGSGQSFSNESPYSVVNFIIALQGVFPSRS encoded by the coding sequence ATGGAACCCTTTTTAGGTCAAATTGTAATGTTTGGTGGCAATTTTGCCCCGCGCGGCTGGGCATTTTGTGATGGGCAATTACTTGCCATCTCAAGCAATACAGCGCTATTTTCAATTCTAGGCACCACTTATGGCGGCGATGGCCGCACAACCTTTGGCTTGCCAGATATGCGAGCACGCTCTCCGATGGGCGAGGGCAACGGTCCCGGAATTGGCACTAAAGCTCTTGGTCAAAAAGGCGGTCAAGAATCGACGACGTTGGCTGTGAATAATTTGCCGCCGCATAATCACAGCGTTGAATTAATCGCTGAAGGTAATGTCGGCAATACAGCCAACCCGACGAATGCCATGTTGTCTGTTTCAACCAATGGGGATAAAGTTTATGGTCCTGATACGGCGGCGGCCGAGGTTGCAATGAACCCGAAGTCGATTAAGCAACAGAGTGTTGGCAGCGGACAAAGCTTTTCTAACGAGTCGCCTTATTCAGTGGTGAATTTCATCATTGCATTACAAGGTGTTTTTCCAAGCCGCTCTTAA